The following are encoded together in the Vigna unguiculata cultivar IT97K-499-35 chromosome 2, ASM411807v1, whole genome shotgun sequence genome:
- the LOC114174056 gene encoding TORTIFOLIA1-like protein 4, translating to MSSRRHSLGGPPPHAAAESTHNLRQRVITCLNKLSDRDTLAGAAAELESIARTLSHDSFSSFLSCIHNTDSSSKSPVRKQCVHLLNILSRFHGEALSSFLPKMLATVLRRLRDTDSAVRSACVDAVAEMSTRITRPPFATAFLRPLMDALVQEQDANTQIGAALCLAAAVEAAPDPDAEALRRSALPRLGKLVKSDVCRARAALLVLIGSVVAVGGASSRGSMSWLVPCLVEFLGSEDWTVRKAAAEALLKVASVEKDLASQHKVLCLDSLQNRRFDKIKVVRETMNRALETWRDVTEDAPAMVKSECDSVCGTDYGKGQPVTKSPPSVGSKSSKTVPANRSPPPSGVSFMSSTKGENFLKSNEKNSRMATLHQRDDEKSSVEKLEGLFSSSAHSNMSKEDVVKRCDVEHSSPTPYQNGVNSRAEIKRVLFSKMSDEKVKRFSGSKSRVVPCYDDPNVVDNSANDVCDNPQDVEDFSLIREQLIQIENQQSNLLDTLQRFIGSSQSGMNSLESRVHGLEMALDEISYDLAVSSGRFSYTDVTDDTCCKLPGTDFLSSKFWKKTEGRYSTSKFSLGNIASTNGVHNGTTNKDGGKEIFTPNNNRLQHGKGGYFVNQLAEVQSNNFKGLHTYKMSTNRVQDAMRAQTDNASRYGGIHPATEAPRNHNVRSSV from the exons ATGTCTTCCAGGCGCCACTCCCTCGGCGGACCGCCGCCGCACGCCGCCGCTGAGTCCACTCACAACCTCCGACAGCGAGTCATCACGTGCCTCAACAAACTCTCCGACCGCGATACTCTCGCCGGCGCAGCCGCGGAACTTGAGTCCATCGCCCGAACCCTAAGCCATGACTCATTCTCCTCTTTCCTCTCCTGCATTCACAACACGGATTCTTCTTCCAAATCTCCTGTTCGCAAACAATGCGTTCATCTCTTAAACATTCTCTCGCGCTTCCACGGGGAAGCTCTCTCCTCGTTTCTTCCGAAAATGCTCGCCACTGTGCTCCGTCGCCTCCGCGACACCGACTCCGCCGTGCGATCCGCATGTGTGGACGCAGTCGCGGAGATGTCGACGAGGATCACGCGGCCGCCGTTCGCCACCGCGTTCCTGCGGCCGCTCATGGACGCGCTGGTGCAGGAACAGGATGCCAACACGCAGATCGGCGCCGCGCTGTGCCTCGCGGCGGCTGTTGAGGCCGCGCCGGATCCCGACGCGGAGGCTCTCCGGCGGAGCGCGCTGCCGCGGCTGGGGAAGCTAGTGAAGAGCGATGTGTGCAGAGCGCGGGCGGCGCTGCTGGTGCTGATCGGAAGCGTGGTTGCCGTCGGCGGTGCGTCGAGCCGTGGTTCGATGAGCTGGCTCGTGCCGTGCCTGGTCGAGTTCCTTGGCAGTGAGGACTGGACGGTGAGGAAAGCCGCGGCCGAGGCTCTGTTGAAGGTGGCTTCCGTAGAGAAAGACCTGGCCTCGCAGCACAAGGTTCTGTGTTTAGATTCGTTGCAGAATAGAAGGTTTGATAAG ATCAAAGTAGTTCGAGAAACTATGAATCGTGCTTTGGAGACGTGGAGGGATGTAACTGAGGATGCTCCCGCGATGGTTAAGTCCGAATGTGATTCCGTCTGTG GCACAGATTATGGCAAAGGTCAGCCTGTCACTAAAAGTCCACCCAGTGTTGGCTCTAAGTCTTCTAAAACAGTCCCTGCCAACAGGTCTCCTCCTCCGTCTGGGGTTTCATTCATGTCCTCCACAAAAGGAGAAAATTTTCTAAAGAGTAATGAGAAGAATTCAAGAATGGCAACATTGCATCAGCGTGATGATGAGAAATCCTCAGTTGAGAAACTTGAAGGTCTGTTTTCGAGCTCCGCCCACTCAAATATGTCTAAGGAAGATGTTGTTAAAAGATGCGATGTAGAACATTCTAGCCCAACCCCATATCAAAATGGAGTAAATTCGAGGGCAGAGATAAAGCGTGTTCTCTTTAGCAAGATGTCTGATGAAAAAGTGAAGAGATTCAGTGGTTCAAAATCTCGTGTGGTTCCATGTTACGATGACCCAAATGTTGTAGACAATAGTGCAAATGATGTTTGTGACAATCCACAAGACGTTGAGGATTTTTCTTTGATTCGGGAACAACTTATTCAAATTGAAAACCAGCAATCAAATCTATTAGACACCCTTCAG AGATTTATTGGAAGCTCCCAAAGTGGTATGAATTCTTTGGAGTCACGAGTACATGGTCTAGAGATGGCCCTGGATGAAATTTCATATGATTTGGCAGTTTCAAGCGGCAGGTTTTCCTATACTGATGTCACAGATGACACCTGTTGCAAGCTACCTGGTACTGACTTTTTGAGTTCTAAATTTTGGAAGAAAACAGAAGGTCGGTATTCCACATCAAAGTTCTCTTTAGGAAACATAGCATCAACAAATGGTGTGCATAATGGAACAACCAATAAAGATGGAGGTAAAGAAATATTTACTCCAAATAACAATAGATTGCAGCATGGTAAGGGTGGATATTTTGTGAACCAATTGGCTGAAGTTCAAAGCAACAATTTTAAAGGGCTTCATACGTATAAAATGTCTACAAACAGGGTCCAAGATGCCATGAGAGCACAAACTGATAATGCCAGCAGATATGGTGGCATTCACCCAGCTACTGAAGCACCGAGAAACCATAATGTCAG GTCATCTGTATAG